In the genome of Cutibacterium equinum, one region contains:
- the truA gene encoding tRNA pseudouridine(38-40) synthase TruA yields the protein MTRWRLDIAYDGANFSGWAAQPDRRTVQGELETWIPRVLRLDAPTPLTVAGRTDAGVHARGQVAHIDLPDDVDTSSMLRRLARVLDPDVVVKSIRPVPDEFDARFSALWRRYVYRLWDESSRPDPLTRFHVAPVRGHLALDRLNAAGKSLLGLRDFAAFCKYREGATTIRTLLDCHAERLDDPCGTVEVTVRADAFCHSMVRSLVGALTAVASGRRDQGWLDEVAASTSRASSVLVMPACGLTLEEVGYPADEDLADRAAQARSRRSHDELCDTCWED from the coding sequence ATGACCCGCTGGCGTCTGGACATCGCCTACGACGGGGCGAATTTCTCCGGTTGGGCGGCACAACCGGATCGTCGCACCGTCCAGGGGGAGCTGGAGACGTGGATTCCCCGGGTGCTTCGACTCGACGCGCCAACCCCACTGACGGTGGCCGGGCGAACTGACGCCGGGGTCCATGCGCGCGGCCAAGTCGCCCACATCGATCTTCCCGACGATGTCGACACCTCCTCGATGCTGCGCAGGTTGGCCCGTGTCCTCGATCCCGATGTCGTTGTCAAGTCCATCCGCCCTGTCCCCGACGAGTTCGACGCCCGTTTCTCGGCCCTGTGGCGTCGCTATGTCTACCGGCTGTGGGACGAGTCCTCCCGACCCGATCCACTGACGCGATTCCACGTGGCGCCTGTGCGAGGACACCTCGCCCTTGACCGACTCAACGCGGCCGGAAAATCCCTGCTCGGGCTGCGCGATTTCGCCGCCTTCTGCAAGTACCGCGAGGGGGCGACGACCATCCGCACCCTGCTGGACTGCCACGCCGAGCGACTCGACGACCCGTGCGGAACCGTCGAGGTGACCGTCCGGGCCGACGCTTTCTGTCACTCCATGGTGAGGTCGCTGGTCGGGGCTTTGACGGCCGTGGCCTCGGGACGACGCGACCAGGGCTGGCTTGACGAGGTTGCCGCCAGCACCTCGCGGGCGTCGTCGGTACTCGTCATGCCCGCCTGCGGACTCACCCTGGAGGAGGTCGGCTACCCGGCCGACGAGGATCTTGCCGACCGCGCCGCTCAAGCCCGGTCCCGACGAAGCCACGACGAACTCTGCGACACCTGTTGGGAGGACTGA
- a CDS encoding class I SAM-dependent methyltransferase: MSQSRRDDHAPSHYFTTPEGPVQTRTITVNVWDDSMTMTTAGGVFSGARLDPGTAVLMREVTPPPSDGTFLDLGCGYGPIACALARACGGSKVVAVDVNDLAIDLTRRNATALGVGDRVHACRPEEVDEGLRFDEIWSNPPIRVGKPILHEMLTTWLSRLTDEGVAHLVVGKNLGADSLTRWLCEQGFDAARVASAKGFRVIDVHA; encoded by the coding sequence ATGAGCCAATCTCGCCGCGACGACCACGCACCCAGTCATTACTTCACAACCCCCGAAGGACCAGTGCAGACCCGCACCATCACCGTCAACGTCTGGGACGATTCCATGACGATGACGACCGCCGGAGGCGTGTTCTCCGGGGCACGGCTCGACCCGGGAACCGCCGTCCTCATGCGCGAGGTCACTCCCCCGCCCTCCGACGGCACCTTCCTCGACCTGGGCTGCGGGTACGGACCCATCGCCTGCGCCCTAGCGCGAGCCTGCGGCGGATCGAAGGTCGTCGCCGTCGACGTCAACGACCTGGCCATCGACCTCACCCGTCGCAACGCCACGGCCCTCGGGGTGGGTGATCGCGTCCACGCCTGCCGGCCCGAGGAAGTCGATGAGGGCCTGCGTTTCGATGAGATCTGGTCCAACCCACCGATCCGCGTCGGCAAGCCGATCCTGCACGAAATGCTGACGACCTGGCTGTCAAGGCTGACCGACGAGGGGGTCGCCCACCTGGTCGTCGGGAAGAACCTCGGCGCAGACTCCCTCACCCGCTGGCTGTGCGAGCAGGGATTCGACGCAGCCCGGGTCGCGTCTGCCAAGGGGTTCAGGGTGATCGATGTCCACGCCTGA
- a CDS encoding energy-coupling factor transporter transmembrane component T, with the protein MSRLVTRTADPVVENPSTSTHGTTRTVHPWSWWGWAAGCGIAISLTNNPLLVALLTAAVALVVVLRRTDEPWARSAGVYAGMALTIVVIRVFFQVLIGGDGTGTVLFRLPEVSLPDWAAGIRLGGPVTAEGLAATGYDALRLAGMLICFGAANSLANPRRVLKSVPAALHDISVAVVIALSVFPQLIVSVQRVRRARRLRGDTRQGIRALVAVLVPVLEDSVEMSMSLARGMESRGYGRTRDDRRVRPATRILLVVSVMVLTLGCYGILANPTGPFSADPSTCAPGSLCSWLLADRMGQHIGIVLIVVGILGSIIGLRVSGRRLGVSRYRPDPWTWHATASCLCGAAAMTAMMWLSQANPNAITVSTSPVMWPPLEPAMLIVVVAAALPGVFTPAPQRSTSTDPQEAAPWKPRKDQVRTS; encoded by the coding sequence ATGTCGAGATTAGTGACGAGGACGGCCGACCCGGTCGTCGAGAACCCTTCCACGTCCACCCACGGCACCACCCGGACAGTCCACCCATGGTCGTGGTGGGGCTGGGCAGCCGGCTGCGGCATCGCCATCAGCCTCACCAACAATCCCCTTCTCGTCGCCCTCCTCACAGCAGCCGTGGCTCTCGTCGTCGTCCTGCGTCGCACCGACGAACCCTGGGCTCGCTCCGCCGGCGTCTACGCAGGCATGGCCCTGACGATTGTCGTCATCCGTGTGTTCTTCCAGGTCTTGATAGGAGGAGACGGGACGGGAACCGTCCTCTTCCGCCTGCCCGAGGTGTCCCTGCCAGACTGGGCAGCCGGAATCCGACTCGGTGGGCCAGTCACCGCCGAGGGCCTGGCCGCCACTGGCTACGACGCCCTTCGCCTGGCCGGGATGCTGATCTGCTTCGGCGCCGCGAACTCCCTGGCCAACCCACGACGAGTCCTCAAATCCGTTCCGGCCGCCCTCCATGACATCTCGGTGGCCGTCGTCATCGCATTGTCGGTCTTTCCTCAACTCATCGTGTCGGTGCAACGAGTCAGGCGGGCCCGACGGCTGCGCGGTGACACTCGCCAGGGAATAAGAGCCCTCGTCGCGGTGCTCGTCCCCGTCCTGGAGGACTCGGTGGAGATGTCGATGTCCCTGGCCCGCGGAATGGAGTCGCGCGGGTACGGACGCACCCGCGATGACCGTCGGGTCCGCCCCGCCACGCGGATTCTGCTCGTCGTCTCGGTGATGGTGCTGACTCTGGGCTGCTACGGCATTCTCGCCAACCCGACCGGGCCCTTCAGCGCCGACCCGTCGACCTGCGCCCCCGGCAGCCTGTGCTCGTGGCTCCTGGCCGACCGGATGGGCCAACACATCGGCATCGTGCTCATCGTCGTCGGGATCCTCGGGTCGATCATTGGTCTGCGAGTCTCGGGGCGGCGTCTCGGGGTGAGTCGGTACCGCCCCGATCCCTGGACCTGGCATGCAACCGCGTCATGTCTGTGCGGTGCCGCTGCAATGACGGCCATGATGTGGCTGTCCCAGGCCAATCCCAACGCCATCACCGTCTCCACCTCACCGGTGATGTGGCCGCCGCTGGAGCCGGCCATGCTCATCGTCGTCGTGGCGGCCGCCCTTCCCGGAGTGTTCACCCCGGCACCCCAACGATCAACGTCAACCGACCCGCAGGAGGCGGCCCCGTGGAAACCCCGGAAAGATCAGGTGCGCACGTCATGA
- a CDS encoding ABC transporter ATP-binding protein encodes MTNVITLSNVSITHPGATAPTLREINLTVEEGDLALVIGRTGTGKSTLLGSLNGIVPHFTGGRLDGTVTVAGRDTRTHRPRDLADVVGVVGQNPLNGFVTDTVEDEIAYGMEQLGISPSVMRKRVEETLDLMGIAELRRQALLSLSGGQQQRVAIAAVLAAQPRILVLDEPTSALDPTAAQDVLASITTLVHDVGLTVVLAEHRLERVMHAADTVWWLPGDGSVVQGRPEEVLARADVVPPLASLGRTLGWPTVPLSVREARRRVGPHPELPDAPQPSEAMTWRGHGDEVLRLEKLSVDYGKVHAVDAVTTTLERGTVTCLMGRNGSGKSSLMWAIQGATKSSGKVLVNHDGSWTDPRKAKAETARSMVSLVPQSAADLLYLPTVAEECAQADKESEVPGGTTRAILTQLGVELPEDRNPRDMSEGQRLALVLAIQLSSRPDVVLLDEPTRGLDYAMKNELGRIVRDIAAGATGSPAAVLLATHDVEFAAATTDRTIVMAAGQIVADGSTRSVCTSSPAFSPQIAKVFHPADVMTVEDVEKLVGNPGSAGR; translated from the coding sequence ATGACCAATGTCATCACCCTGTCAAACGTGTCGATTACCCACCCGGGCGCCACAGCTCCAACGCTCAGGGAGATCAACCTCACCGTCGAGGAGGGTGACCTGGCGCTGGTCATCGGGCGAACCGGCACCGGCAAGTCGACCCTGCTCGGCTCGCTGAACGGGATCGTGCCCCATTTCACCGGTGGGCGTCTCGACGGCACCGTGACGGTGGCCGGGCGTGACACCCGCACCCATCGTCCTCGCGACCTGGCCGATGTCGTTGGAGTCGTGGGGCAGAACCCGCTCAACGGATTCGTCACCGACACCGTCGAGGACGAGATCGCTTACGGTATGGAACAGCTCGGCATCTCCCCGTCGGTGATGCGCAAGAGGGTTGAGGAGACCCTGGACCTCATGGGGATCGCCGAGCTACGCCGCCAGGCCCTGTTGAGCTTGTCCGGCGGTCAACAACAGCGAGTGGCCATTGCGGCGGTGCTAGCTGCTCAACCCCGCATTCTCGTCCTCGACGAGCCCACCAGTGCGCTGGACCCCACCGCAGCCCAAGATGTTCTTGCCTCCATCACCACGCTCGTCCATGACGTCGGTCTGACGGTAGTGCTCGCCGAACATCGGCTGGAACGCGTCATGCATGCCGCCGACACCGTCTGGTGGTTGCCGGGCGACGGGTCGGTCGTGCAGGGTCGTCCGGAGGAGGTCTTGGCTCGCGCTGACGTCGTTCCCCCGCTGGCCTCCCTGGGCCGAACGCTGGGATGGCCGACCGTCCCGCTGTCGGTACGCGAGGCCCGTCGTCGCGTCGGCCCGCACCCCGAACTCCCGGATGCGCCACAGCCCTCGGAGGCCATGACCTGGCGGGGCCACGGTGACGAGGTGCTGAGGCTGGAAAAGCTCAGCGTCGATTACGGGAAGGTGCATGCCGTCGACGCCGTGACGACGACCCTGGAGCGCGGAACCGTCACCTGCCTCATGGGACGAAATGGGTCCGGCAAGTCATCGCTGATGTGGGCGATTCAGGGGGCGACGAAATCGTCGGGAAAGGTCCTTGTCAACCACGATGGCTCCTGGACAGACCCACGCAAGGCGAAGGCCGAAACCGCGCGGAGCATGGTGAGCCTGGTGCCCCAATCCGCCGCCGACCTGCTCTATCTGCCCACAGTGGCCGAGGAATGCGCCCAGGCTGACAAGGAGTCCGAAGTTCCCGGGGGAACCACGCGGGCGATCCTCACTCAGTTGGGCGTGGAACTACCGGAAGATCGCAACCCTCGTGACATGTCAGAGGGTCAGCGGCTGGCCCTCGTGCTCGCGATCCAGCTGTCCAGCCGCCCTGACGTCGTTCTCCTCGATGAGCCGACCCGCGGCCTCGACTACGCCATGAAGAACGAGCTGGGGCGGATCGTCAGGGACATCGCCGCCGGGGCCACTGGATCCCCTGCTGCCGTCCTCCTGGCCACCCATGACGTGGAATTCGCCGCCGCAACGACCGACCGCACCATTGTCATGGCGGCCGGCCAAATTGTTGCCGACGGATCCACGCGCTCGGTGTGTACGTCTTCCCCGGCCTTCAGCCCGCAGATCGCCAAGGTCTTCCACCCGGCCGACGTCATGACCGTCGAGGATGTCGAGAAACTCGTGGGGAATCCGGGAAGTGCAGGCCGATGA